A region of Ignatzschineria larvae DSM 13226 DNA encodes the following proteins:
- a CDS encoding beta-ketoacyl-ACP synthase III, with product MNSRIIGTGQYLPPNIVTNQMLSETVDTSHEWIVERTGICQRHIADDDATTAALAFEAAKNALADANITADDIDLIVLATTTPDQTYPSTATIVQEMLGNHHAASFDISAACSGFIYALSIGDNFIKAGSAQRVLIIGSEIYSRILDWEDRTTCVLFGDGAAAVVLEATEDEGVIATHLHADGRYQDLLSVKKSVISKPDIYPFVQMKGNEVFRHAVTKLHEIVEETLTAANLTGNDIDWLIPHQANLRIMTATAKRAGMPKEKMIVTVDQHANTSAASIPLALDVARKDGRIKKGDLVLMEAFGGGFTWGSALVRM from the coding sequence ATGAATTCAAGAATAATCGGAACAGGGCAATATTTGCCACCTAATATTGTCACTAATCAGATGTTATCTGAAACGGTTGATACGAGTCATGAATGGATTGTGGAGCGGACAGGTATCTGCCAACGCCATATAGCAGATGATGATGCAACGACTGCGGCATTAGCCTTTGAAGCGGCGAAAAATGCCTTAGCGGATGCCAATATTACAGCTGATGATATTGATCTGATTGTGCTTGCAACAACGACACCAGATCAGACTTACCCCTCTACAGCGACAATAGTACAAGAGATGCTCGGGAATCATCACGCTGCTTCCTTTGATATTAGTGCTGCATGTTCTGGCTTTATCTATGCGTTATCCATTGGGGATAATTTTATTAAAGCTGGTAGTGCACAGCGGGTATTGATTATTGGTTCTGAAATCTATTCTCGAATTTTAGATTGGGAAGATCGCACCACATGTGTGCTCTTTGGTGATGGTGCGGCAGCGGTTGTACTAGAAGCAACTGAGGATGAAGGGGTTATTGCGACACACCTACATGCAGATGGTCGTTATCAAGATCTCTTGTCTGTGAAAAAGAGCGTTATCTCTAAGCCCGATATCTATCCTTTTGTACAGATGAAAGGCAATGAAGTATTTCGGCATGCAGTCACAAAGCTTCATGAAATTGTCGAAGAGACTTTGACAGCAGCAAATCTTACAGGGAATGATATTGATTGGCTCATTCCTCATCAGGCAAATTTGCGTATTATGACGGCAACCGCAAAGCGCGCAGGTATGCCCAAAGAGAAGATGATTGTCACCGTTGATCAGCATGCCAATACCTCTGCAGCGAGTATTCCTTTAGCGCTTGATGTGGCGCGGAAAGATGGTCGTATTAAGAAAGGTGATTTAGTGTTGATGGAAGCTTTCGGCGGTGGTTTTACGTGGGGTTCAGCGCTAGTCAGAATGTAG
- the plsX gene encoding phosphate acyltransferase PlsX: MQIKLAVDMMSGDNGAQEFLPAVVSALNVHDNLSVLAIGRSDELLPLLEKEPFFKSGRITLIPATEVVEMDDAPQSALRNKKDSSMRVAIDCVKDGRADAAMSAGNTGALLATAKFVLKTLPGIMRPAICTSIPSLRERGYVHLLDLGANVDVTPEHLYQFAKMGALLSSAVSGDPEPKVSLMNIGTEAMKGNELVRGTVPLMENSGLNYIGFTEPDGIFFDDVDVIVSDGFTGNIALKTLEGTIKMIVNQLSSSFKRNLFTKCAAVVSLPVINDLKVKLDPRKHNGASLLGLRGIVVKSHGNADRISFQNAIEISVKLVEQKIIEKMRKQFETAEMKQSEE; this comes from the coding sequence ATGCAAATTAAACTCGCTGTCGACATGATGAGCGGTGACAATGGTGCCCAGGAGTTCTTGCCGGCCGTTGTGAGTGCTCTTAATGTACATGATAATCTTTCTGTATTGGCAATTGGTAGAAGTGATGAACTGTTGCCATTGTTGGAGAAAGAACCTTTTTTTAAATCGGGAAGAATTACCTTAATTCCTGCAACAGAAGTGGTGGAGATGGATGATGCACCGCAAAGTGCATTGCGGAATAAGAAAGATTCATCTATGCGAGTTGCGATTGATTGTGTTAAAGATGGACGAGCGGATGCTGCGATGTCAGCCGGAAATACGGGTGCCTTACTAGCAACCGCTAAATTTGTCCTGAAAACGTTACCTGGCATTATGCGTCCGGCAATCTGTACTTCTATTCCTTCATTGAGAGAGCGGGGGTATGTTCATCTGCTCGATTTAGGCGCAAATGTGGATGTTACGCCTGAACACCTTTATCAATTTGCGAAGATGGGCGCATTACTCTCATCTGCAGTGAGTGGAGATCCCGAGCCTAAAGTATCACTCATGAATATCGGTACAGAAGCGATGAAAGGGAATGAGTTAGTTCGTGGTACGGTGCCTCTCATGGAAAATTCGGGGCTCAATTATATTGGTTTTACAGAGCCTGATGGAATCTTCTTCGATGATGTAGATGTGATTGTCTCAGATGGCTTTACCGGTAATATTGCGCTTAAGACGTTAGAAGGAACGATTAAAATGATCGTGAATCAACTCTCAAGTTCATTTAAGCGTAATCTTTTCACGAAATGTGCGGCGGTAGTATCGCTTCCTGTTATTAACGATTTGAAAGTAAAGCTCGATCCTCGCAAACATAATGGTGCGAGTTTATTAGGATTACGTGGTATTGTGGTAAAATCCCATGGCAATGCTGATCGAATCTCTTTTCAAAATGCAATAGAGATTTCGGTGAAGCTCGTGGAGCAAAAGATCATTGAGAAGATGCGTAAACAATTTGAAACTGCGGAGATGAAGCAGTCAGAAGAATAG